DNA from Granulicella arctica:
GACGGCAGTACACCAACTAAGTATTTCTATTACGACAACAACCCCTACAACTCCTGGTCTTATGTGCCCACGACCAATCTCAAAGGTAATCTTGGCGTTACCGCAACGTCATCGAGCTCCGGTACGCTTCTTGCCAGCAGCCTTTTCAGCTACGATTTGATGGGACATGTAACAGGAATGTGGCAATGTGCGCCGTCGATCTGTGGGACAACTTCGCAGGCTGGCCGTCACGGTTTGGGATTTTCCTATGACTTGGCAGGAAACCTCACGAACGCATCGGATGGAGCGACTGGAGCCATCGCCTATGGTCGCTCGCTGGCGGGCGAGGTCACATCGATCACGAACCAAAGCTATACAGACGTGTACAACACTCCCAAGCTTGTCTCCAACGTGGTCAATAGTCCCAACGGGCCGATTAGTTATGCGCTGGGCAACGGACTCAACATCTATAAGCAATATGATTCCTCAGGAAGGCTCTTTGCCCAATGGGTTTGTACTGGTGTTGCGGCATCCGATTGCAATACCCAACTGTATGGAACCGATGCGTATCGTTCCGGTGTACGGGTCGTGGCCATGGATGACACAACCCAGGGGGCAAGCCGTTCCTTTGGTTATGACGAGTTCAATCGGCTCACCTCCGCTTCACGCATTAGCAACACCACTCAGAGCAATTTCAGCTACAGCTACGACCGTTACGGAAACCGTTGGTCACAAACGGTGACCCAGGGAAGTGGCCTCTCCCCCAGCGTCAGCTTTAATTCCAACAATAGGATTACCACGAGCGGTTACGCATATGACGCAGCCGGTAATCTGATCAACGATCCTCTCCACAGCTACCAGTACGATGCAGAAGGCAATCTCATCTCGGTCGATAACGGAAGCACCGCGCAGTATGTCTACGACGCGATGAACAGTCGTGTACGAGAGCAAACTGCCACCACGACCCTTGAGTATCTCTTCGACTTTGCGGGCAAGCGCATTTCGCGATGGAACGTGCTGGCGAATGATGCTGGTGATGAGGGACGAATCTACTGGGACGGTACGCCGATAGCGTATCGGAACGTCAACGGACAAACCTTCTTCGAGCATCAGGATGTTCTAGGAACCGAACGGATGCGGACGAACTATCTGGGGCAAAACGCAGAGCAGGACACATCCCAGCCCTTCGGTGATGGCTATTCTGCGGACGTCATACTCAGCTCTGCCGATCAGGATAATCGTCACTTCGCCCTGCTCGACTACGACTCCACCTCAAACACCGACCACGCCCAGTTCCGGCAATACTCCCCAGCACAAGGCCGCTGGATGAGCCCTGACCCCTACGACGGAAGCTATGACGCGACCAACCCGCAAAGCCTTAATCGTTACTCTTATGTCCTAAACAGCCCGCTAGCCTTCACCGATCCTTCAGGACAAAAGAAGCCCGTTTTGCCCAACTTCCCTGGCGGAGGGGGGCTTCCGCCATTCATGGACGGAAACTCGTTTAATGGCGGTTTTGGTAGTGGCTGGGACGAGTTTGCAACGATCGAAACAGTGTCCAGTCCCGACGGTGATGGATCATATTCCTACACCCCAGGAGCGTGGAGTTCGATCGCAAATTCGGACTCCGGTAATTCTGTAGGAAGCGACGGAACGATTGCATCAACCTATGATGAGGGAGTCGGAGGTTATGTGACGACGTCTATACTTGGCCTTACCTTTTCGGGAATGGGTGGAGGGTATACGGGGCCAGTTGTTGCCCCAAGTAAGGATGTGCCCATAGGCATAGACATCTTTCATTGCCCTTCATGTGTCAATACGTGGAAGCAGTCGAACTGTGTTGTAAACAAACCGTTCAATACTGCGGCAGATGACCTCGAATGGGGTGTGGCCGGAGCGGCTTTCGTTGGGGCGTCGTCCAATATGGGGAGCGGCATTGGAGCAACAATCGAAGGTGGAATCGAGACTATCGGCAAGGAAGCATTGGGTGTGGTTGCTTTAGGGGGTATAGCCTTCCACTCAATCCTGAGCACTGCTGGTGCTGTTTTGAACGGGTGCTCTGAATGAATCAGTTAATTCGATATGTCCGTGAGTATGAGATTTTAGGTAGGGGCTTGGCAATAATGCTTGCAGTAGTCTGCCGTAGAATCATATGGCAGATTTTCATGTGGCTACGCGGCAGCCTGAGCATTTATGGTCATCCGTCTTTGCTGTGGACTGCCTGCATCCTCTACTTCGCATTTTTACTGTGGATTTTTCTGCTCTTGATGAACAACGGAAAGCGGTATCCAGGAATGGTTAAAGATGCTTTGCTGGGCGGGTGCTTGCTAACGGTCGCGGCAGTTCTACATGACGCTGACGTGTTCACAGTCTTGTCGAGAAAGGGCTTTGGAGCCGCCGCATGGGTTACCCTTTTAGGGGCGAGTGCGCTTGTTATTAGTAATTCTGCCAGCATGTCCAGAATAGGCAAGAGAGCGGATGATACATTGGCGGAGGGCGGTAGTCTTCCTGCTGAGTGAGGGGTGGCGTGCATCGCACAGGCCGTCTCTTCGGGGCGGCCTTGCGGTCAAGGTACAGCTACGATGAACGGTAAATTTGTGTACGAATACGCAGAGTTTTTGACCGAAAAGCGTCCAGTTGTTGCCCCAATCAACGGCACAGTAATAAGTCTAGAGCAATACAACCGGGCTATATGTGCACAATACGCCCTGAAGAAGAACGCTGTCGCACTGACACTTGATGTAGCCGGTGTCGGAGCCGGGTTCCTTCCTGGAGGAGAACTTGTAGTCGCTGGAGCCCAGGGGGCAATCTCTGTCGCGTCCGGCGTCAATAGCGCCGTGGGTGGTGATGCGTCTGGCGCTGCTCTTGGCGTACTCGGTTTACCGGCAGGGTATGCCGGTACCGCAGCGAAGTTCTTCGGCGTGGGAGTAAAGGCGATCCCGGGGATTGGATCAGCAATTGCCGCATTGGGGGCGTTGAACGATGGGTATGGCGCATACCAAGACTACCAAGCGTGTCTGGCGGGCCACTAATGAAAGAAACGAATATGACAGAAGCGAATAGCAGTCAATCCCCCGATCTCTTCACTAGAAAATGGCTTCTGGTGGTAATCCTTTGCATGGTGCCTGCATTCGCTCTATTTGCGTATTTTGGCGACTCCGGTAGAGGAAGAGCCGCAGCTGGCTCTACTATCGTGATTATGTACGCTGCCAGAGGATGCTGGGACCTAAGAAGACACACATGGTTCTGGGTGACACTAACGATCCTCATCGCTCTTCATGTTCTTCTTGTCCTGCTCGTTCCCTGGACTAGCAAGAGCTATCCGGGACTTATTCTTTTTCCGATTGCGGCAGTGGACTATGCCATCGTGTACGGGTGCATCAAGCTAGTCGATAGAATGATGAATCGAGCGTGAGAGTCCAATGCAATGGTGAGTGTGCGACATTTCGCACATTTTGTAGCACCAATCAAATCAGCAACCTTGCGTATGACGCAGCGGGGAACATGACCAACGACGGCGTCCACACCTACACCTATGACGCGGAAGGCAATATGACGAAGGTCGATGGAGGCACGACGGCCATCTATTCCTACAACGCCTTGAATCAGCGGGTCCGCGTCGATCAAGGAAGCGCCTCACAGGAGTATCTCTTCAACGTCTCCGGTCAACGCGTCTCTATCTGGAATGGCAGTACTCATGCACAGCTTCAGGGACAGTATTACTGGGGCAGCAAGCCAGTTGCCTTTTACGCTGGAGGCGCATTACACTTCCAGCATCAGGACTGGCAAGGCACAGAACGGGCACGGACTACTTATAACGGCAGCACAGAGGGGAGCTATCAATCGCTCGCCTTCGGGGATGGGTTTAGCGTCTCAGGTACGGATAGCGACCCGTATCACTTCGCGCAACTCGATCATGATTACGGATCAAATACCGACCACGCCCAGTTCCGTCAATACTCCAACATGCAAGGCCGCTGGATGAGCCCTGACCCCTACGACGGAAGCTACCACCCCGGCAATCCACAGAGCTTCAATCGCTATACCTACGCCATGAACAGGCCACTGTCGGCCACTGACCCGCTCGGTTTGGATGATGATGATGGCGGGTGTGGTGGAGCCTCGGCTGATGCTGTTCATGGTTCTGTGCATGCTATGGATGATTGCGGCGGCGGCGGCGGAGGAGGAGGTGGTGGTGACGGTAGCGGAAGTGGTGACGGTGATGGTAGCGGCAGTGGAGATGGTAGCGGTAGCACATCCCCTGTAATTTGCGATAGTAACGGAGTTTGTACGATGACCGTAACTGTGACAGGCACCTCGAATCCTGCCTCCAATACCACCACTACTAACGTCACAGCAACAACAGCACCAGATTCTTCAAACTGGTGGAACTATTTTGGCTATTCTGGGATACCGTTCTTGCCTCCCGGAATGAACGCTGCGGCTCAGGCCGCGAAGGCGGCAGCAAACGGACGACCCTCGGTTACGCCTAATAATATCCCTCAGTCAGGTCCACCGACAGCTCCCCCAGAAGTCGCTCCCCTCAGCCCAGAAGCCATTTTACTCAAAGGGCTTACGGATTTTTTTGGTCAGGCCGTAAGTGATGTCCTCATCGTTGTGAATCCGTGCATCGCAAATCCGTTTGCGTCTTATTGCTCTACGAAGTCGCCCCAAAATCCATAAGCGAATTATGTCATGGGTAGTATTAAATAGGAGGCCACAAAAGCAAACGGAAGAATTAATCAGACAACTTGATGGGGCTTTTGACAAAATAAAATCCGAACCTTTTCCTAACGCGCTGGAAGGGTTTTAACTCCTAGAATCACAATCAGAGTATCCGCAGGATAAAGCATAGAGGTAGCGATGGATTATGGGAAATTTAACGATGCTATGGCACATGCCAAATCAATCGGAGATGACGGGAGCTATGCTGAAGCACAGAGACACTATCAAATTCTTCTCAGAAAGAAATTGGATATCAACCAATATGCGACAGTGTCGATAGGGAGAGCGAGCTGCTTCTTAAGAGCAGCTGATGCCGATTCAGCAGCCAAAGTATTAGATGAGATTTGTTTGGAGGGTTTAGATGAGACGGTACAGGCAGTCATTCACAACGTAAAAGCTCATGCTTTTCACGAGCTAGGAAATTACGAAAAAGCAATTGCCGCAGGCCAAAATGCCCAGAAGATTGCCAGTAAATTAGGCGCTGGCGGACTCGATGTCTTAGGAGAGGCGCTAAGCAGGCAGGGGTTTGCTGAGGCTGAGCTAGGCAGGTTGACGGAAGCTTCAGAGCATCTCGCAATGGCGAGGAGAATGCCCGTTGATGAGTCGATATCAAGATCGATATCGCTCTATACCGAGCAATTCCATCTCAACTATCCTAGGTTTCTTTGAACGTTGATGCCCCAAGTAGCTTGATGTTTGCTCAGGGAAAGGGAGAGCGCGGGCAGACATCTAAACCCGACAATCCCACTAAGGGTGCCCGGGCGAAGGTCGTGGGTGGAAGGGTTGTGGGATGGACGATTCCGAATAGTCAGACTGGTAAGCGAACCGATAAGCCGTTGCAGTGGGGTGTGGACAATGGATTGAACCCGCTTGATCCCAAGTGGGTTGCGATGGGAGCCGCAGCAGCAGGGGCGATGACCATATGGGATCTTCTACAAGGCTTAACTATTCTGGATGAAGTGGGCCCCTAAGCCACTTTCAACGAGCGATGTATGACAAGAAGTGGAGCTGATGATGCGTCATAATGTACAACACGATTTAGCCGAAGCAGAGGCGCTCTTCTACAAAGCTGACAAATACGAAGAAGCTGGGTCACAAAATGAAGCTTTCGAGTACATGCTGAAGGCTGCTGAACTGGGCCATCCAAGTGCGCAGGCGAATCTTGGTAATTATTACTCTTGGGGGAAGGGTGTCAAGAAATCTGACGAGAAAGCAGCATACTGGTATAAACGCGCCTCTAGACAAGGCAACGACACCGGTGCTTTCAATCTTGCGGTAGACAAACTGAAGGCGAAGAATCTGCGAGCGGCTATTTTTTGGTTTGAGAAAGCTCGCTCTATGGGTTCTGGTGAGGCGGCCTTGGAACTCTCGAAGATCTATTTGCTCAGGAGAGGAGGAAAACCCAAGGCTATCGATTTATTACAGCACACACAAAAGATGAAGAGGTTTGAGATAAGCGATGAGGCAAAAGAGGAAGCTCTTAGATTGCTCTCTACACTTCTCGTAGTGCCCCGATAACATTTGCCCCAAGTAACGGAAGTCAGTCACAGAAATCAAAGCCGTGCTCTGGAAGTAAAGGCGGGACTCCTCTGGCATATACGGCAACAGGAGTTCTCAGTTTGTTTCGTGGACTCGGACCTGCGCTGTCAATATCTTATGTTCCAAGCACGGGCGAGCTATTTATCGCCCCAGGAGTGGGTGCTTCAGTTGGTCATACTATCTCAGCGGGGGCTCTGGTGGGTTCCAATCCCTCAGCCGTCTTGCCGGGCTTGAGCCTAGGTGTAGGCTACAACACTACGCCTCTGAATGGTACGCAGGGCACAGGCAATAGTAGTGGCATCCTTGGTGGGAATAGTTTTGGTATTCCGGGTTTTTCAGCCACATTGACATATGGTTTCTGTTTTAGCTTGAGCAACTGAGGCTGCTCTTAAATATGATTGAATGTCTTGGATTCATAATCGCGTTGGGCACAGGGAAGAAAGTTATTCTTGTGTTAGGCATAGTTTTTGTTTGCCTGATTGTTGTTAATGGCAGCTTACTAATATTTAGACCAGACTTATTCTTGAGATTCTATGATTGGCAAAACCCAGGGGATTACGTTGGAAAGACCGCGAATTGGAGGAAGGATGTCTATAACGCCCAATACAAGATTCTTGGGATAATCTTGTCACTTTCTGGTTTGGGTTTTCTCGGACTCATGATTAGGTTGCTATTTAAAAGATAGCCTTGCCGATCGATACCGGAAAGAAGCAGACTGAAGATGGTGACATGCGTACGACGGTCTCTCACTTTTGATGCCCCAAATAACGGGACGCCCCAAAAGAATCCCGTACAGAGATGCAACAACCTCTTTTGCGATGGCACAACGGTATCTGACACTCAGCCTACCTGTAGTGGTATGAAGAAGACGGGTGCCGTGATGGGCGTTGCGGGGCAGACTGCTAGGGTCGGGGCGCTGATCCCGAGCCCCGCGTCACCTGCGTTGGCGACCGGTGGGACAATCACAAGTTGGCTAGGTGCCATCATTGGAGCCCTCGGATTCTTTGGAGTGGGATGCACTCCCTAGGATTGCTTTAGAGATCGGAGAGTACTTATGGAGAGTTCTGAGGCCCAGATAAAGAGCGGCTTATTTTCAAGTTGGGGTCTCGCCGCTGTTTCGTGTGCAGTCGGCGAGATCATCCTGATTTCTTTACAGATACATTTTGGGTCGAATCTACAATCGCTCTCGTTCTGGTATGTCCCTTTCGCGTTCACGGCACCCATGTTCGCTGGTATGGGGGCAATCAAAAAACTTCGCAACAAGACTCATGAACCGGAAAGGTTGGCGGAGCTATCTCACGAGCTAGGGATACTCGTTTCGACCGCAAACATGACGGTTGTCATTTGCATCGTCAGCTTCATCCTCAGAGGCAATCGCTAGACTAGCGGATCAAGTCTGTGCTCTTGCATATCCGAGAAGTATCCTTGCGGGCCGTCCCCTCGGGGGCGGCTTGCTTGCGTCTGAGCCTCTCCATCTGGCCTCTGTGCCGACCGGGAGAAAAGGCGACGGTGCTCTGCACCGGAAGAAAAGGCGACGGTGCTCTGCACCGGAAGAAAAGGCGACGGTGCTCTGCACCGGAAGAAAAGGCGACGGTGCTCTGCACCGGAAGTAGGGTGACACGTCATCCCCAATAGGGAACTGCAAAGCTACCCAAAGTTCACGATTGATAACGTGTTTGCTTTCAGTAGCGCGTGTTTTTGCGTTTCCGACTGTAAACGCCGTTGAAATGGATAACATCCGTATCAATGGCGGCGGTTTGCAGAAACCGGTGGTGCGGTGGAAGCATCAAAACGCTTCAAGGGACTATCTGTTCCAGGTGGCAAATCGAATGGCCTCCGGTAACGACAAGCCGCAAGAAACTGCTACGCCGTCGGCATCTACGGTCTCGGTAAATGAGAGCTCCCGTGCAAAATCGATTGCCACGCGCCTCACCGACGCGGAGTTCGGTGAGGTTGAGGCAGCAGCCGCTGATGCCGGTAAGAAGGTGGCGGAATGGCTGCGCGAGGCGGCGCTTGCCCACGCCCGCGCGAGTGCTGGTGCAGTGGAGCAAACCGATCCGATCTTGCTGGCGGAGATTATGGGGATGCGCTCGCTCATGCTGAATCTGTTTGCGAGAGCGTCAGAAGGTCCACTGACAACCGAAGACTTACGCAAGATGTCGGCCTATTCGGACTCCATTAAGGAGCAAAGGGCGCAGGATTACATGGCGCAGAGGCGTCGCCGGAAAAGTCCCAAAGCCACGGACAAGCCGTAATGAAACTCTCCCACATTCGGTTTGCGTTTCCCTGGCGTATCGCGTTCATCCTGGTTCTGCTTCCGTGTCTCCCCATACTCGGCTTCTGGGCATGGTTGCATTGGGAAGTACCGCCACTTCAGCGGTATTATCTGGTGGCATATTGGCACAGTTCCGAGACAGCAAATCAACCAGATTCTCAGACTCAAATCCGGTGGCTCATGGAGACGGCTCCCGGGCGTAAGAGACAGTGGCTGTTCGCCCCCGATGTCACCGAAGGAAGCCAGAGTGATCTCCCTTTGGAACTCTCGTCTTTTGCTGTTCAACAAGGATGGACAGGCATAGAAAGAACCGCCGTAGAAAGCATGGATTCCACCGAGCTCGAAAAGCTCCTGCGTGAGGATTTTTATGACGGCGAAAGTTTCCGCCGACTCATCAATGAACCGCTACTCTATGGTGTCGCGGCCTGGCTGATCATCGCCTATTTGGCATTCGTGATGAGAGGGGACATCGGGTACGAATGGAGACAGCTTCGGCGCGTAGTTACAGAGCCCCAATGGTCATCGAATTATGGAAGGAATTGGCCCGAGAATCGAGACGGGATTGTTGCTGGAATTCGGTTGCAAATTGTCCACTGGATTATTGAGCAGAGGACAGAGCTTCAGTGGCCTGCAATCAGTCGCAGATTCGATCTTAAGAAGTTGCCAAATCCAGAGACGCTTCGTGGGAGTGACCGACCGGCAGCAACTCAGGTTCGCGGCGAGGTTTCTACTGCACGGCAACTCGCTACTGCACTCCCCTCTCAGTCCCCGAAACCAACGTCTCAGCGACGCACTATCTTCCCCGGATCGTCTCCATCGGATGCTGTGCGTTCGCAAGCAGAACCGTGGGATGAATCGAAATGGATTGATTGACGAAGAGAGTTCCGATGTCTCTGTGTATTCCAGGCCGAATCGCGTATCAACTTGGCATCGCTTCCCTCAACTCTAAGCAGCATAGACAGCCTTCACATTAATCTCCCTTCAACTCGTCTCAAAGAGCTGCTTGACGAGAGCTACTTGAGGCGCTGAATGTCCCTATCTTGAGCCTGGAATACACCAGTTGGAAGTCACGAGTAAAGTGTTGCTTGAGGCTCTTATTAAGCAGCGTATTGAGTCTCCATTGAGTCAGCTACAGCTCTTGCATTAGTCGAGTAATTGCTATTCAAATCACTGGTCCATTACTCCTCTAATAGCTTTGCGTAAGATAGAAATAATCAATAGCCATAGGTGTTTCGTCGATCGTCGCACCAAAAATATTTCGGCAATAACGACCCACTTATCCACAAATCTCGGCTACGATGTGAATCAAGACAGTAACTAGCTGCTGTCTCACGGGCCAAGATATGTTGACTATCTCTAAATCGCTATCTGCTGGACAAGCACGAACGTATCACGCTCGCGAGTTCACCTCCGAGCGCCAGAACTACTGGAGCCGCGATCAGCAGGGACACACCGAGTGGCAGGGAAGCCTCGCGAAGGAGTGGGGCTTACACGGCGACGTAGGGGTTGAGGAGTTTGCTCGCTTGAGCGAAGGTAGGCATCCCGCGAGTGATGCGCAGCTCGTCAAGCACCAGCCTGCCAGGACCTACGAGAATCAGTACGGCAAGCAAATCACCAGTTCAGAACACCGTGCAGGATGGGATGCGACGTTCTCCGCACCCAAGTCTGTTTCGCTAACAGCCCTTGTGGGTGGCGATGATCGTGTACGTGAGGCGCATCGTGAAAGTGTTCGCGTGGCGTTGCAGGAGTTGGAGCGGTACACACAGGCTCGCATTGGTAACGTCCATGCGCCCGAGACAACAGGCAAGTTCGTCACCGCTACCTTCGAACATGACACCGCTCGTCCTGTAGACGGCTATGCTGCGCCGCAGCTTCATACTCACGCAGTCGTCTTCAATGTGACTGAGCGAGACAATGGGCAGACGCGCGCATTGCAAGAGCGCAGCCTCTTCCAGTCGCAACAGTACGCGACAACCGTGTACCGATCCGAGCTTGCAATGAGGCTGCAAGGCCTGGGCTATGAGATCGAACGTGGCAAGCACGGGCAGCCTGAGGTCAAGGGTTATTCGCAGGAGTATTTGGAGGCATCGAGCCCGCGCCGTGTGCAGATCAAAGAACACCTGCATGAGATCGGTAGAGAGGGTGCGGGCGCAGCACAAGTCGCTGCCCATCGCACACGCGACAGTAAAGAGCTTCATTCACCGGAAGAAGTCTTGAAGCAGCACCGTGAACTTGCAGCGAGGTTCGGCCGTCAAGCAGATCGTGTCGTCGCAAAGGCACAGGGACAGCACCATGAAGTGCAACCGGAAAATACGGCGCAACAGTCGGTGACGTATTCACGCAATCACGTCTTTGAACGCTCCGCAGTTCAGGACGAACGCGCAATCCTGCAAGCGGCGATAGACCGCAGCATGGGACAAGCCTCTTACAACCAAGTACGACAGGAATTTGAACAGCGGGTAGCGCGTGGGGAGTTTCGGGCGATTGAGCGGACGGATGGTCGAGCGGCTCCCCTGTATACCACCTCTGAAATGATTCGTATGGAGCGGGAGATCGTCGGTCACATGCAGCGCGGTAATCAGCGTGGCTATGACGATCCAATGCTGGTATCGCCGCAATTGCGCATCTGGACTGAGGATCGTCATCCTGAATTGAATCGTTCGCAACGCCAAGCGGTTGATGAAATATTCCTAAGTCGTGAGAAGATCGTCGGCCTGGATGGTGTCGCAGGCGCAGGCAAAACGACGACGCTGTCCGTGGTCCGTGAAGGTGCCGAAGCGCAGGGGTACAAGGTCGAAGGATTCGCGCCGACATCTCGCGCGGCACACAAGTTGGCTGAGGCGGGTATGGAGACCTCGACTCTCCAGCGTCACCTTGCGAAAGGGACGCAGCCCGAGACTGGAGAGAAGCGCTTGTATGTGCTCGATGAGTCCTCGCTTGCCTCCACGCGCCAGATGCATGAGTTCATCGAGCGTCTCCATCGGAATGACCGAGTGTTATTGGTAGGAGATAGTCGTCAACATGAGGCCGTTGAAGCGGGCCGTCCCTTCGCGCAATTGCAAGAAGCAGGGATGCGAACGGCGACATTGAATGACATCGTTCGCCAGCGCGATCCAGAGTTGAAACAGGTGGTTGAACAGTTGGCAAGCGGCCAGGTTAGAGCCGCAGTCGAGAGTCTTGACCAGCAGGGCCGAGTACATCAGGTGAAAGGACACGATGAGCGTATTGCCGCCATCGCGCGGGAATACGCCAAGTCTCCCGGCGGTACCCTTGTCGTTTCGCCCGACAATCGTTCCCGCAGCGAGATCAATTTGCGGATACATGATGAATTGCAATCGCTTGGACTTGTGGACAGGGAGGACCATTCTGTGCGGACGCTTGTGCCGCGTCAGGAGATGACCGGAGCGGATCGTAGTTGGGCACAGCGGTATCAGGTCGACGACATCTTGCGGTACTCGCGCACATCGAAGGAGACCGGCATCGAGAAAGGCGAATACTCCCGCGTCCTTGCTGTGAACTCTCAGGCGAACACTTTGACGGTGGTGCGAAGAAACGGAGAGCAGGCCACCTATGATCCGCGCCGCCAGGTTGGAGTCTCCGTCTACCGCGAGGACGAGAAGAGGTTCTCCGTTGGAGATCGCATCCAGTTCACCGCGCCCAGCCAGGAACTGAAGATTGCCAATCGTGACTTTGGGACTGTCGAGAGCATCGGGCGTGATGGAACGATGCGGTTGCGGTTGGATGATGAGCGCAAAGTCGAATTCAATCCGCAACAGCATCCGCATGTCGATCATGGGTATGCCGTCACCAGCTATTCAAGCCAAGGGCAGACGGCGGAGCGTGTGTTGGTCAACGTTGACACGGAACTTGCGGCAAAGGATCTGCTCAACAGCCGCATGGCCTATGTGTCGATCTCGCGAGGCCAATTCGACGCGCAGATATTTACGGACAACCGGGAGAAGTTGCCACAGGCATTAGGACATGACGTTTCTCACAAAAGTGCGTATCAAGCAGAACGGGGAGTACCTGCGCTTGGGCAGAAGATTGACCCCTCATCGGAACACGTGTTGGAGCAGAGCGTGGGATATGGAATGGGTTTGTAAGCAGAACGAATTGTTCATCAAGGAGCAGACGGATGCAGCCATTTAGCGGCACACACAAGAAGCCACCAGCGCGAGCAACTATTCCAGCTGAGGAGAAGCTGCTCGTTAGCCGTGGAGAGGCCGCTCAGCTACTCTCCATCAGCCAGCGGGGTCTGGACTACCTGATTGCGAATCGGAAGCTTCCGACGAGAAGAATCGGCGGCAGAGTTCTGGTTCCTGTGGCTGATCTGAGAAGATATGCGGGTGGCGATCATCCCGAGAACATCGTGGCCTAGTTCACCCGAACATATGGGGTGATTTGTTAGCAATTTGGTCTGTTACACCAGTGCTTCGAGTCCGTGCTTCTCGACCACAAACAAAAGTTTCAAGGCCATTCCGCTCGGCTGCTTGGCTCCCGTCTCCCATTTTTCAACGGTGGATTCACTGGTATTCAGATAACGGGCAAAAACTGGCTGGCTGACGCGATGCCGTAGCCGCAGCCTCTTGATTTGCGCGGGCTTCAGGGCTGGAGGTGTCGTCAAACAGGCTTCGTCGAAGCCCTTCATTGTGGTCTTGTCGATTGCTCCAACCTTATGCA
Protein-coding regions in this window:
- a CDS encoding RHS repeat-associated core domain-containing protein produces the protein MTNDGVHTYTYDAEGNMTKVDGGTTAIYSYNALNQRVRVDQGSASQEYLFNVSGQRVSIWNGSTHAQLQGQYYWGSKPVAFYAGGALHFQHQDWQGTERARTTYNGSTEGSYQSLAFGDGFSVSGTDSDPYHFAQLDHDYGSNTDHAQFRQYSNMQGRWMSPDPYDGSYHPGNPQSFNRYTYAMNRPLSATDPLGLDDDDGGCGGASADAVHGSVHAMDDCGGGGGGGGGGDGSGSGDGDGSGSGDGSGSTSPVICDSNGVCTMTVTVTGTSNPASNTTTTNVTATTAPDSSNWWNYFGYSGIPFLPPGMNAAAQAAKAAANGRPSVTPNNIPQSGPPTAPPEVAPLSPEAILLKGLTDFFGQAVSDVLIVVNPCIANPFASYCSTKSPQNP
- a CDS encoding plasmid mobilization protein; its protein translation is MLSVARVFAFPTVNAVEMDNIRINGGGLQKPVVRWKHQNASRDYLFQVANRMASGNDKPQETATPSASTVSVNESSRAKSIATRLTDAEFGEVEAAAADAGKKVAEWLREAALAHARASAGAVEQTDPILLAEIMGMRSLMLNLFARASEGPLTTEDLRKMSAYSDSIKEQRAQDYMAQRRRRKSPKATDKP
- a CDS encoding tetratricopeptide repeat protein, translated to MMRHNVQHDLAEAEALFYKADKYEEAGSQNEAFEYMLKAAELGHPSAQANLGNYYSWGKGVKKSDEKAAYWYKRASRQGNDTGAFNLAVDKLKAKNLRAAIFWFEKARSMGSGEAALELSKIYLLRRGGKPKAIDLLQHTQKMKRFEISDEAKEEALRLLSTLLVVPR
- the mobF gene encoding MobF family relaxase encodes the protein MLTISKSLSAGQARTYHAREFTSERQNYWSRDQQGHTEWQGSLAKEWGLHGDVGVEEFARLSEGRHPASDAQLVKHQPARTYENQYGKQITSSEHRAGWDATFSAPKSVSLTALVGGDDRVREAHRESVRVALQELERYTQARIGNVHAPETTGKFVTATFEHDTARPVDGYAAPQLHTHAVVFNVTERDNGQTRALQERSLFQSQQYATTVYRSELAMRLQGLGYEIERGKHGQPEVKGYSQEYLEASSPRRVQIKEHLHEIGREGAGAAQVAAHRTRDSKELHSPEEVLKQHRELAARFGRQADRVVAKAQGQHHEVQPENTAQQSVTYSRNHVFERSAVQDERAILQAAIDRSMGQASYNQVRQEFEQRVARGEFRAIERTDGRAAPLYTTSEMIRMEREIVGHMQRGNQRGYDDPMLVSPQLRIWTEDRHPELNRSQRQAVDEIFLSREKIVGLDGVAGAGKTTTLSVVREGAEAQGYKVEGFAPTSRAAHKLAEAGMETSTLQRHLAKGTQPETGEKRLYVLDESSLASTRQMHEFIERLHRNDRVLLVGDSRQHEAVEAGRPFAQLQEAGMRTATLNDIVRQRDPELKQVVEQLASGQVRAAVESLDQQGRVHQVKGHDERIAAIAREYAKSPGGTLVVSPDNRSRSEINLRIHDELQSLGLVDREDHSVRTLVPRQEMTGADRSWAQRYQVDDILRYSRTSKETGIEKGEYSRVLAVNSQANTLTVVRRNGEQATYDPRRQVGVSVYREDEKRFSVGDRIQFTAPSQELKIANRDFGTVESIGRDGTMRLRLDDERKVEFNPQQHPHVDHGYAVTSYSSQGQTAERVLVNVDTELAAKDLLNSRMAYVSISRGQFDAQIFTDNREKLPQALGHDVSHKSAYQAERGVPALGQKIDPSSEHVLEQSVGYGMGL
- a CDS encoding helix-turn-helix domain-containing protein, translating into MQPFSGTHKKPPARATIPAEEKLLVSRGEAAQLLSISQRGLDYLIANRKLPTRRIGGRVLVPVADLRRYAGGDHPENIVA
- a CDS encoding helix-turn-helix domain-containing protein — encoded protein: MATKHKFKSDAFEAIHSSATALHKVGAIDKTTMKGFDEACLTTPPALKPAQIKRLRLRHRVSQPVFARYLNTSESTVEKWETGAKQPSGMALKLLFVVEKHGLEALV
- a CDS encoding tetratricopeptide repeat protein, with product MDYGKFNDAMAHAKSIGDDGSYAEAQRHYQILLRKKLDINQYATVSIGRASCFLRAADADSAAKVLDEICLEGLDETVQAVIHNVKAHAFHELGNYEKAIAAGQNAQKIASKLGAGGLDVLGEALSRQGFAEAELGRLTEASEHLAMARRMPVDESISRSISLYTEQFHLNYPRFL